In Planktothrix sp. FACHB-1365, the genomic stretch GGTGAAGTTGTAAAAACTGGGTTGGTTTATCTCCCCCTGAATGTGAATCGCACCACCAATTATATTGGCAAGAGTAATTCATCAAATGTCGGTTATTTTCATGGTCACATAAGCGAGCTTCGAGTCTGGAATATTGCTCGTTCTGCTGCTGAGATTCAAGCTTATAAGAATAGTCGGTTAAATGGAGATGAAAAAGGTTTACTCTGCTATTGGCCTTTGAATGAAATCAATGGAAGCACCGTAGTGAATAAAGCCAGTAATGGTCATCACGGCATGGTTCACGGTGGCCCTACCATTGTTGAGGCGAAACCCCCACTTGAGTTCAGACCAAAAACTTATTTAATTAAGAGCAAACTCAATGGTTTAGCCTTAGTCGGTACGCCCTATAATCAAGTAACAACAGGAGCAGTGGATAGCCAAAATCCCCTTCAACGCTGGACTATCACACCCGATGGCGTGATTAAAAATGAAGCGGGTTTTGTACTCGATTATCAAGACTATGGTATCACTCCCTATTATGTGGTGATCGCCAATCGCGTCCAGGGAACTCAGGGTTCACCATC encodes the following:
- a CDS encoding LamG-like jellyroll fold domain-containing protein; amino-acid sequence: MDNQYVLSFDGKDDYVSIPTMNFDYSQGFTVEAWVLYYSFQYWSRIIDFGNGSSCHNIVFTNADTKSQFGIEIYHQAQCKDIESSEGTLNTGVWMHLAGTIDKFGNAILYKNGEVVKTGLVYLPLNVNRTTNYIGKSNSSNVGYFHGHISELRVWNIARSAAEIQAYKNSRLNGDEKGLLCYWPLNEINGSTVVNKASNGHHGMVHGGPTIVEAKPPLEFRPKTYLIKSKLNGLALVGTPYNQVTTGAVDSQNPLQRWTITPDGVIKNEAGFVLDYQDYGITPYYVVIANRVQGTQGSPSQQWQVENGVIKNKHKADLVVDIAGSNPAPNTTILASPGMGGLNQQWEMVLV